The Armatimonadota bacterium genome window below encodes:
- a CDS encoding efflux RND transporter periplasmic adaptor subunit, with product MKRVQFGSMALVAIALVGCGKREEVVVEKPYTVTKGDVSVSIIESGTVDAIRSVEVKPQVTGRISRLLVDEGDQVVQGQLLAVIDPQETRLSYDQTNAQLVGAEAGVARSTIEIAQRRKTAAVALAQAEARVTQLELEVKNTPALLNAEIASAEANLRSAKADRDRIKNSTQPTQIAATKATLQEAEQNLRNAKFEYDRQVELEKQGYSALKNVQNAQLNVQLAQTRLENSRVAMNRQEAGLEADMKRADEAVAAAETTVRRAKTNLYTIPSKKAELNSARAEVLRARAGLSDPALLEKSRQQGEASVAQLRSALQESNRKLNETSIKSPLTGTVSKKLLQIGEMASGLSSFSAGSTIFKIEDRTKMRVKLAVNEIDIAKLNVGMPSEVTVDAVPNEKITGKISKMAPARQLTAAGTEVQVGTDAVVKYEVEIVLDKTVPALRSGMSAKCTMNVASSKNVVFLPVEYVEKKDNEFFVYFPGVAVKKGEVAKPTKQKIKVGVISNSRYEILSGVKAGDNVVKPAFSGPARKGFMSMGPDDDGGDPDDKVGNDAAAKDAKK from the coding sequence ATGAAAAGAGTTCAGTTTGGTTCTATGGCGCTGGTCGCCATCGCTTTGGTCGGTTGCGGCAAGCGCGAAGAAGTTGTTGTTGAAAAACCGTACACCGTGACGAAGGGGGATGTGTCGGTTTCGATCATCGAATCGGGGACAGTGGATGCGATCCGCTCCGTTGAAGTTAAGCCACAGGTCACTGGTCGGATATCTCGCCTTTTAGTCGACGAGGGCGATCAGGTTGTGCAGGGACAACTGCTCGCGGTGATCGACCCGCAGGAGACTCGGCTGAGCTATGACCAAACCAATGCTCAACTCGTCGGGGCCGAGGCCGGAGTTGCGCGCTCAACCATTGAAATTGCTCAGCGTCGAAAGACGGCGGCAGTCGCTCTGGCTCAAGCGGAGGCGAGAGTAACTCAACTTGAACTGGAAGTCAAAAACACCCCTGCCCTTTTGAATGCAGAAATCGCTTCTGCTGAAGCAAATCTAAGATCGGCGAAGGCTGATCGAGATCGAATCAAGAACTCGACTCAGCCGACGCAGATTGCCGCCACCAAAGCCACCTTGCAAGAAGCTGAGCAGAATCTTCGCAATGCCAAATTTGAGTATGACCGCCAAGTTGAACTAGAGAAACAGGGCTACTCTGCGCTGAAAAATGTTCAAAATGCGCAGCTCAATGTTCAATTAGCACAGACCAGGTTGGAGAACTCTCGAGTGGCAATGAACCGCCAGGAAGCCGGGCTTGAGGCGGATATGAAGCGCGCTGACGAGGCGGTCGCGGCTGCGGAGACAACGGTTCGCCGGGCGAAAACGAATCTCTATACAATTCCCTCCAAGAAAGCAGAACTCAATTCTGCTCGCGCGGAAGTTCTGCGGGCAAGGGCCGGCCTATCGGACCCAGCTTTGCTGGAGAAGAGTCGACAACAAGGAGAAGCAAGTGTTGCCCAGCTTCGGTCGGCTTTGCAAGAAAGCAACCGAAAGCTAAATGAGACCTCGATCAAGTCTCCACTGACCGGAACGGTTTCCAAGAAACTGCTACAGATCGGTGAGATGGCGAGCGGGCTCAGCTCATTCTCGGCGGGTTCGACGATCTTTAAGATCGAGGATCGCACCAAGATGCGCGTGAAACTCGCAGTGAACGAGATCGACATTGCAAAGCTCAATGTTGGGATGCCCTCGGAAGTCACGGTCGACGCCGTCCCGAATGAAAAAATCACGGGCAAGATTTCAAAAATGGCGCCAGCACGGCAGCTCACTGCGGCCGGTACAGAGGTGCAAGTGGGTACCGACGCGGTTGTGAAGTACGAAGTCGAAATCGTTCTCGACAAGACCGTTCCCGCTCTGCGCTCGGGAATGTCTGCGAAGTGTACGATGAACGTTGCGAGTAGCAAGAACGTGGTTTTCTTGCCGGTCGAGTACGTCGAGAAGAAAGACAACGAGTTCTTTGTTTACTTCCCAGGGGTTGCTGTCAAGAAAGGTGAGGTTGCAAAACCCACCAAGCAGAAGATCAAAGTTGGGGTGATCTCGAACAGTCGCTACGAGATTTTGAGCGGCGTAAAGGCTGGCGACAATGTAGTGAAGCCAGCGTTTAGCGGACCCGCTCGAAAAGGCTTTATGAGCATGGGTCCTGATGACGACGGTGGAGATCCTGATGACAAGGTTGGAAATGATGCGGCGGCTAAGGATGCGAAGAAATGA
- a CDS encoding C39 family peptidase: MISAIVASTVLWQPSQARLIRIPLRVNFESGKTVSRVFQGIKPGFAFDEVIPSWNIDGAAGGAIKIELKTEKSGWLCVGEWSGDAGWMPRSSVKGQKDEFASVATDTFRSKSLVERVDLKITLTQNPEYLKPVRLKLLTLCFANTKTTQVSKEWAPSPFWGSLVDVPERAQGNYPNGSVLCSATSTSMLLWHWSKVLDRPSMNKDVPEVEAAVWDPVYDGAGNWPFNTAYVGSMEGMKGCVSRLTSMEDLERLTKAGIPVACSVSFSYLRGQELSKTESGHLVLCVGFKEDGTPIINDPAFKERVRKTYPRADFEKAWCYSSRTVYLMIPDGVKTPDDPHRVYTFR; this comes from the coding sequence ATGATTTCTGCGATTGTGGCTTCGACGGTGCTGTGGCAACCGAGCCAGGCGAGGCTGATTCGGATTCCTCTGCGGGTGAACTTTGAGTCGGGGAAGACTGTGAGCAGGGTGTTCCAGGGGATCAAGCCGGGGTTTGCATTTGATGAGGTGATTCCATCTTGGAACATCGACGGCGCTGCGGGTGGGGCTATAAAAATTGAGCTGAAAACCGAAAAGAGCGGCTGGTTGTGCGTCGGAGAATGGTCGGGTGATGCCGGCTGGATGCCTCGCTCAAGCGTGAAAGGGCAGAAGGACGAGTTTGCCTCGGTCGCCACAGATACTTTTCGGTCGAAGAGTTTGGTTGAGCGGGTTGATTTGAAGATCACGCTGACGCAGAATCCGGAGTATTTGAAGCCGGTTCGGCTTAAGTTGTTGACACTCTGCTTTGCGAACACAAAGACGACTCAGGTTTCGAAAGAGTGGGCTCCTTCGCCGTTTTGGGGGAGCTTGGTGGACGTTCCGGAGCGGGCCCAAGGGAATTATCCGAATGGGAGCGTGCTCTGTTCGGCGACTTCGACCTCGATGCTTCTTTGGCATTGGTCGAAAGTGTTGGATCGACCGTCCATGAATAAGGATGTGCCGGAGGTTGAGGCGGCGGTTTGGGATCCGGTTTATGATGGAGCCGGGAACTGGCCGTTCAATACGGCTTACGTCGGGTCGATGGAGGGCATGAAAGGGTGCGTTTCGCGACTGACCTCGATGGAAGATTTAGAGCGGCTGACCAAAGCTGGTATTCCAGTCGCGTGCTCCGTGAGCTTTAGCTATCTTCGAGGACAAGAGCTGAGCAAGACGGAAAGCGGCCACCTTGTGCTGTGCGTTGGGTTTAAGGAAGATGGCACGCCGATCATCAATGACCCGGCTTTCAAGGAGCGAGTGAGAAAGACCTATCCGAGAGCCGATTTTGAAAAGGCGTGGTGTTACTCAAGTCGCACGGTCTATCTGATGATCCCGGATGGAGTGAAGACTCCCGACGACCCGCACCGCGTGTACACTTTTCGTTAG
- a CDS encoding helix-turn-helix domain-containing protein — MKKKPLDPYTYIENAFLDRPRDEEEALPKISSYLTGKKKRTGKYQKTEMRAPRPRVAEHDSTLNPKLTQVLEQLPKTVTFLSSVFDDEVTAHYYRGDFKETREEMIERLLDPQLSLEETSRLLGVCPATVRRYTNRGWLNHHRTSGGQRRFKLSDIVLFVDRHGRFPK; from the coding sequence ATGAAGAAGAAGCCGCTCGACCCCTACACTTACATTGAGAACGCATTCCTCGATCGTCCACGGGACGAAGAGGAGGCCCTGCCCAAAATCTCTTCCTATCTAACCGGCAAGAAGAAACGAACGGGCAAATACCAGAAGACCGAGATGCGCGCGCCGCGCCCCCGCGTCGCCGAGCACGACAGCACCCTCAACCCCAAACTGACCCAGGTGCTCGAACAGCTCCCTAAAACTGTCACCTTCCTCAGTAGCGTCTTCGACGATGAAGTCACCGCTCACTACTATCGAGGTGACTTCAAAGAGACCCGCGAGGAGATGATCGAGCGCCTCCTCGACCCCCAGCTCAGCCTGGAAGAAACCAGCCGCCTCCTCGGAGTCTGCCCCGCTACCGTCCGCCGCTATACCAATCGAGGCTGGCTCAACCACCATCGCACCTCTGGCGGCCAACGACGCTTCAAACTAAGCGATATTGTCCTCTTCGTCGACAGACACGGCCGATTCCCGAAGTAA
- a CDS encoding glycosyltransferase has translation MPESSKPQRTLRIAMFSESVLPVLNGVSISIDTIVQELRNRGHSVHIFAPNYIRHREKDPNTHRFRAIETPWAKGYPFAYPPFWRMLNTFRKYEFDVIHTHTPWIVGFVGMRWAESHEIPLVSTYHTLYDRYAHYLWMFPRRYIRFRIAKHTNFYYNSCEQVIAPTAAAHRWLERHGIRRPVHVIPTGIPRPHPIDRADARASLGIPPDHQVLLYVGRLAKEKNLETLIQMVANIAPTHPRARLWMVGDGPYREDMRLLAARLGVGDRVKFVGAVPRNEVEQYYASADLFTFASVTETQGLVVQEAMQHGLPAVAISGGGASDSIEDGVNGLVTKNIQDEFNSAVARLLASPEELEKLALGAHRKARESSIELMADRILEVYELAIAGHATEQTIGTRNLL, from the coding sequence ATGCCCGAAAGCTCCAAACCCCAACGGACCCTTCGGATCGCAATGTTCTCCGAGTCCGTGTTGCCTGTCCTCAACGGAGTCAGTATCAGCATCGACACCATCGTCCAAGAGCTTCGGAACCGCGGGCACAGTGTCCACATTTTCGCGCCCAACTACATCCGCCACCGCGAAAAAGACCCGAACACCCACCGGTTCCGAGCCATCGAAACGCCCTGGGCCAAGGGCTACCCTTTCGCCTACCCACCGTTCTGGCGAATGCTTAACACTTTTCGGAAGTACGAGTTCGACGTGATCCACACCCACACCCCCTGGATCGTCGGCTTCGTGGGAATGCGTTGGGCCGAGAGCCACGAGATCCCACTTGTCAGTACCTATCACACCCTTTACGACCGGTACGCCCACTATCTTTGGATGTTCCCTCGCCGCTACATCCGGTTCCGAATCGCCAAGCACACCAACTTCTATTACAACTCCTGCGAGCAAGTGATCGCTCCCACCGCCGCCGCCCACCGCTGGCTCGAACGCCATGGAATCCGCCGCCCCGTCCATGTCATTCCCACCGGAATTCCGCGACCGCACCCCATCGACCGCGCCGACGCACGCGCAAGTTTGGGAATTCCACCTGACCACCAAGTGTTGCTTTATGTAGGTCGCCTCGCTAAAGAAAAGAACCTGGAAACTCTCATCCAAATGGTCGCCAACATCGCCCCCACCCACCCCAGAGCCCGCCTCTGGATGGTCGGCGACGGACCGTACCGCGAGGACATGCGCCTCCTCGCCGCCCGACTCGGAGTCGGCGACCGGGTGAAGTTTGTCGGAGCAGTGCCGCGCAACGAAGTCGAACAATACTACGCCAGTGCCGACCTTTTCACCTTCGCCAGCGTCACCGAAACCCAGGGCCTCGTCGTCCAAGAAGCCATGCAGCACGGCCTCCCCGCCGTAGCAATCTCCGGCGGAGGGGCTAGCGACTCGATCGAAGACGGAGTGAACGGACTGGTCACGAAGAACATTCAAGATGAGTTCAACAGCGCTGTCGCCAGGTTATTGGCTTCGCCCGAAGAACTCGAAAAACTCGCTCTCGGAGCGCACCGAAAAGCCCGCGAAAGCAGTATTGAACTGATGGCCGATAGGATTCTCGAAGTTTACGAACTCGCCATCGCCGGACACGCAACGGAGCAAACCATTGGAACCCGAAATCTCCTATAA